A genome region from Haloarcula rubripromontorii includes the following:
- a CDS encoding DUF5658 family protein: MVAEGDVFTTDRTIPIGTIDGWCSALLDELAAVERELWLVVAVTLVVDVWLTHVGLQHGLHEGNPVMRAAIETFGIAVLGVTKIGVLGLAGVTRRLLSDQRGVVVPLGLALPWVAAVGINAALLISL, encoded by the coding sequence GTGGTTGCGGAGGGTGACGTGTTCACAACGGACCGAACGATCCCGATAGGGACCATCGACGGGTGGTGTAGCGCCCTGCTCGACGAACTCGCAGCCGTCGAGCGAGAACTATGGCTGGTCGTCGCCGTGACCCTTGTCGTCGACGTGTGGCTGACACACGTTGGCCTTCAGCACGGCCTACACGAAGGAAACCCTGTGATGCGGGCCGCGATAGAGACGTTCGGGATCGCCGTTCTCGGCGTGACGAAAATCGGCGTTCTCGGGCTGGCGGGGGTGACCCGCCGCCTGCTGAGCGATCAGCGCGGCGTCGTCGTGCCGCTCGGACTGGCGCTCCCGTGGGTAGCGGCCGTCGGTATTAACGCGGCCCTCCTGATTAGTCTGTAG